Genomic window (Papilio machaon chromosome 12, ilPapMach1.1, whole genome shotgun sequence):
CGGCGTAGCGCGCGTACACCGGAGCCGCGGCTGAGACGAGGGGCGCGGCCGGGGCTACAAAGCGCGCGGCCGGGGCAACATATGGCGCCGGCGCAGCCACCAGCGGCGCGGACACCACGCCGTTGTAATTGCGTGCGATGTACTGTGAGCTGGAGGCCGTCACGaagggcgcgggcgcggccaCAAGAGGCGCCGGGGCCACCACTGCAGCAGGAACCACGCTGGGACTGGCGGCAGCCATGGCGATGGTAGCGAGGAAAAGTaccttaacaaataaaaaaaatgtacatgttGTTTTTAGAAGAATATCTTTATGAATAAGTGGCCTGCTTCCGCTACCACAACAGATAATGTCATCTCAATAGAAGCACGATAGTGGAATGAAGACTTTCGTGTAAACTATTAAACTTAGAGTTTAACACcatgatatatttataaaaaaaactgttatttaaactataacACGAACCTTGAACATGTTGGTTAGTTTGTTTGGTGATCTGCGTTGGACAGATGAAGTGAGTGATACTAAATGTTTGGGGACAATACCTTTTATACAAAGCACTGAGATTCACCTTGTGTGGTTTCGTCACTACCGATGTCGCACGGACTCTAGACGCCGGGCACGCAATGGGGACGCGCAACCAAGTCTATTACGAAAACGGAGTTGGGCAGACTGATAACACTTTATTTGGATGATTTGTTAAGGACAGAaaagttttgtattattacGCATATCGTTAACATTATGGCCAACAATAAACTTAGGTTATTTAACACACAATCTGATCTTTGCATTCTGTTGttccaaaaaattaattttgacctCTGAACAAATCGCtgtattgaatataaattatcttaaacacatttttaggCGGTCATATACTTTGGAGATTTCAGAATTGATTTCtagtaatgatttttattcaaatggcTCATAATACACACACGTTTTACAACAAGCAACATATTATTCTAGTTTAAAATGTGAAGACGAAACATCAAGTGCAAACAAACATACGATAGAGACAAATATTGCAAATACAgggaatataattatttcaattagttaataataattttagagtttgtcttataaagattttattaccCGTTTAATTCCTGGCataagaatattatttttatttttatattttaaatgtatatattactagctgtcgtccgcgattccgtccgcgctgaattaaaaaaaaaactttattagtagcctatgtgttcttccagactttgttctacatctgtgccaaatttcagtattatatataattgtagccgttccggagataccttcaaacaaacatccatcaatccatctatccaaacattcgcctttataatataagtaagattacaaactacctataatacgagtatattaatgtcaatgaattttaatagTGTTGCTTTTTCTTCTTTCTGATTTCTTTAATATCTTGTAATTACAAAACACAGGTATATCACATTGCTGTCTAAATACGACATATCGATCCAGATCACCAGAAAAGTACCTACATCCTGTAATAAAGATAGGTCAGGCCATCCTTTCTGtagtataatattgtttaatttaaaattctcctgtttgtttatatacgagtagaaTAGCCTAACCATGTATAGAACTTAGAGagtgtttcaattttatttaggcttaaaaatatatcggcCCTTTTATAGCACgttgttattaaacaataacaaaaatattaataaaaaatattaagacgcctatgtgttcttttagactgtattctacatctataccaaattttattgagCAGACGTGTAGCCGTTTTGGAcaaccttctaacaaacgtccatccatccatatatccaGATATTCACatttagtaagaagtaagataattgTGCGTAGGGTTCCCAAATAAGATCTTGACAAATTATTAACGACTGTCAAGTAACTTATGCAGGAAGCAGTTTTGGTGATGCATATTTAAGggtaaaacatacttttttagTATCCTGGATATATTTGAATGATAGgacatatattacatttatgtatgaaccttcaaatatttattgtaacttttctACCCCAAGTTATGCAAGACACAAAGTTTCTACAATGTATTTTAAGGTCGATGAACTAATTGAGTTAGATTTACATTaagtttgaataaaaaatcaagttacaaaagtataaatatttatttacaaattccaTTTacaaatttcttataaaattatttacaaaaagtgAAAGTTTAACAAGTGGTTAAATGTAACATATGGCTATATATTACAGTCTAGGTGGAtttattttagtcctcttaaAGGTCTCAGGGTAGTTGGTTCGATGTCTCTTGTTTTTGAACGCCTGGAGATGGTTTTACGGTAGAAAGCCACTTTCTTCGCGGTTATGGGTATACCGTAAGCCTTAGCGTATGCGGCGTTCCCAACAGAACGTACTGTATGAGAAACTGgcctaataataattttaccgGCTGGAATGAATGTGTGGATGTGCTTGGTTACTTTTATCAACTTTACAGGATGATGTTTCTTAAGGGGTGGTGGAGCGATATATGTAAGCGGTACTGGCACGACTTCGACTGACGTTTTTACCTTCTGCGGTCTGCCCGCCTGTGGTCTTGCTAATGGCGGTAAATAAGTTGGTCTCGGTTGAAGCTGAGTTGGTCGTGACAGAGGAGGTAATTGAGGTTGTCTTTGTGGTGCATCTGGTGTTAATGGTAATTGGAATGGTGGTGGTAAATATTCTCTgaagtttacattattatttgatgGTAACGCTTGAACGAAGTTATTGTCGATATTTGTAGGAACTGGAGTAGTAGTTTCATTCTCTTTCTCAGTAGTCGTTCCCTCAGTTTGTGATGTGGTTTCagttgttttttctttttcccgATCTTCATCAGGCACGAAAGCTGGTGACGACGGTATAAAACCGAAAGAAGGCGGTGGTCCAAATGGGTAAGGCGGGAGCAAGAATGTAGCAACTGGTGCCGCTGCGTTAGCGGTAGCGATTGCTATTGCTACATTCGGATCAGTTGGCGCACTCTGTGGAGGATTTGTTGGTGCCATTGGTTCTGGTTTATCTTTTGTTGTCGGTTGGACAAACACTGGCCGCGGCGGCTGCAAAGGAAACACTCCTGGTACTGGTGCTACCCGAAACACATTTGGTACCGGAGCCACTGGTATAACTGGGGCTGGGGCAACGGGTACGACTGGAGGTGCCGGTGCCACTGGTATGAATTGTGGAGCTCGAGCGACTGGTATCACTTGAGGAGGTGGCGCGACTGCATACACTGGCTGTACAGCCGGCGGCGCTGCTACTAAACGGTTAAATGTCCTTTCGAAGTACTGGGAGCTTGCAGCTGTTACGACAGGCGCAGGAGGTGCTGGACCCGCCAAGCTCACACCTGAGCTCTGCACCAGTCCACATGCTGCTGACAACACAATAACCTGTAaccaaaatttcaaattatttatttaaattctttaaatttaattttaagaaaaataattatttcgtataatatgtatgtaccgTTACTAGCATGCTGTTACCGACCCTTCGCATGACCGCTATTAAATTTGCAATGCGGGCAGTTAAAAATGAAGCCttcacttatatataggtgTAACAAATTTTGCATTGTTGTGTGGCAACGTTGTGGTTGTAACGGAATACCAAATGGTCCAATGGGTAAGGAACCTTGGTGGCTACAAAAATCGTATTGAAACGACGTCGTAGGAATAATAATGGATAGACATGGGCACTGGGAAAGTACTGCCGTTACCAATAATGGTCGTATTCGCTTAATTAGTACACCATGCGTTATGTAATGGTTCAGTAACGTTTAACAATACCCCATGGACTTAAAGAATGATGCTAATAGTATTTACTTTCGATACATTTCATGTGTTTGCAAATAAAGTCTTCTTTTCCTGTTGAAAAACTGCTAGAGGTCAATGTCCTTTAGTAACCAGGAAATTAAATGGTAAATTGAAATAGAATTACAATTGAACCATGGAACTTCTAAGTagatattacatattattatgtagaGTGCTCAGGCTTACTAATCGCGGAGATAAGTATCTTATGTCATGTAGATGTTCTAATGTATGTTCTAATAGCACTATGTATCGCCTCCCAATAGTTTGAATAGAATCAATTTCCATGTAAACTGTATAATAATTGTATCTTTAAGGTTTTCTCGGTGACACTAACATATGAACATCTgataactatataaaaaaggtcTGTGAACTCGAACAATAGCAAAGACGAAGTATAATATCAAAAAGAACCTATCGAATAgattcgatttaaaaaaataaatgaaagtcaATAACAGCAAAGAAATACGTGTAACTGTGGTTTGCTACTATTGGACtatctatataaaaagatattttctCCCTTCCAATGGGgatctctttgaaaaaagataaataacaatatacagGTACTTAGCAGTGGAAATTCACTTAAAGTAgagcaaaataaatttaaacatatgtcAACCCTAAGTAAGTATCCCTTCTAAGTACTTAAATCTTAAGTAGTTTTGATCTTATATATTAAtgggtaaaaaaatataatcacgTTTACCTTCATACACGTGTTTAAACCGTGTCTAACTAAACAGTCTCTAACTGAATTTTTTcgagtacattttatttcgacTATAGTCAATCTGAAAGGTTCAATTGTCCAGTCAATCAAATGGTTGcgtgtttaaaaattcttgggtatacatttttatgagcgtcggtggctcaggggttaagcacttgacttgcaatctgcaggtcctgggttcgaatcccgccatgtaccaatgtgtttttcgattttcaatttacatatgtacatttatccgacgttcttacggtgaaggaaaacatcgtgatgcaacctgcacatatctgagaagaaattcaatgatatgtgtgaagtcaaccaacccgcacttggccagcgtggttgactatggcctagtcacccctaaaattggggtaggctccgagcccctcggtggggacgtatagtgagctgatgatgatgatgatgatgatacatttatcacaataatatttattaaaatattttatttaaatgtaatgacCGACGTTTCAGGTAATTTATCCAGTTTATGATAATTAGAAAATGGATACAGtttcgaataaaatatttcttttattgaacatacattaatattgtttgatcATATTTTTGTCACTGTAAATCTCTCACATgttacttttcctgaaatcatagctttgttattaataaaaaaattgtttatgcTAAAATTAGGTCGTATAGATATAGACATTACACTACCTTTGCACTTTCTCTCATTGTCCGAATAATAATTGTGTGtattttgcttttgttttttttaaattgttttcattaatgtagttttaataaaagtaaacatgCTGTTAAtgattaacattattatgtatataataaggAATAAGAgaatatattaacatttatacttGATATAATGTGAGGTAAGATGAATCATTGATTAATAGTATAGCACATATCTAGCAAAAAGCTTTTGCTATTTGTTTGTAACAGGCGCTTAAAAGAGCATTATTCATTGTTTTtcgtgatttttaatattatcattgCTTCTAGGTATCGCAATAAAAACCGATGGAGTAACACAGAGgggaaaaatttaaaacgataCTAAAAAATGCGATTCAAGCttgcataattttatttcaagtcaTTTGGTTAGGCAGTTCAGACGGCAACGATGGGTGCAGGGGCGGCTACGTAGCGGGCCGCTGGTGCGACATATGCTGCTGGGGCGGCAACGTACGGGGCGGCAACGTAGGAGGCGGCGGGGGCAACATAAGCTGCGGGTGCGGCGACATATGCAGCCAGGCCGTTGTTGATGCGGTGGTAGTACTGTGAGCTGGTGGCGGTCACGATGGGTGCAGGGGCAGCAGCAAATATCGCCGCTGAGGGCTTGGCGCACGCGATGGCGACCAGAGCTGAGAGGATTACGAACTGTGAAATGTCAGAAACAATAGACTATTAAGTACctgaagttataaaaattagaaaggaTTCTTCTCGTTATCCGTGGATCCGAGATAACTTTCGTAGCATATGATAATGAATTTACTAGCAGGCTATCATTGCCCATCTCTAGCACGAAGATCAAGCATTGTGGAGAAAAACGATCGAGACAATGTTTAGTTGCGCTAAATAAtcactaaatttaaaagtaaaaattgtgaaaatttaTTGACTTTTTACTTACGATTTTCATCATTTTGTTGGTTTTGGGTTGTTTGTTGCTTCTGTAAAAGAAGATTGATATCTAGTGTGAGTTTGCCTGACCGTTTTATAGTGTGTCGCGAGCGGCGTGGCGCAATGCAGAACACTCGTCTCCTCTGGCATTGGCCGAGGCGTGATGTGAATCAAAGTAAGGACATTTCGCCATAGAAGAATAAACGgttcaatgaaatttattgGAAGCCTCTCTTTGATTGACGCTCAGGGAATTGTTGTTacattattgaattttatattctcGATGTAAAATCAATACGTTTGAAACTTTTGTCAACAGCATTCTAAATGAGTTAACAAATTGCcaatagtatttaaattttgtcagTTCAAACACGTTTCCAACGAGGGGCTCAAACCTACCCTAATTAATAATCTCTCAATACTACCCTAATTGTTGATTATTCcttagtcaaccatgctggcttAATGCAtattggttgacttcacactcGCCTTTGTAATTAATTGCGGATATGTGTACATTACTATGTTTACTTTCACCATTAGAACGGATAATTAAATAGTTCTTAATACTCCCATTTACCTTTCctattgtaatgttttataatcaCGATTAACTTCAACAATTGTGAAACGATttgttgtataatattattcatatatCGCTATATAGCAGTTACAAGAGTAAGTTGCAGAAATTCCCGATGCCATGGAGTTAATTACTTAGCAGCGAGGCGGCAAATGTGCCCCGTGACGTAACGTGTCCTGCGCCTTGCATATGTGCAAACATGTAAAGACCGTAGATTTCCACTGTCAAAACATGTTTcccaaatattgttattgttgtacATGTATTTCAGAGAGAATGAGACatgacaatgttttaaatgaatgtaAGGTCAGTGAAATCAcgaggtaatttttttttcttcctgCGATTATCTACATGTCCAAGATAAATGTTTAAGATTCAACAGTGGTTAGCTTTTTATGCTATTTGGTTGACTTAAAATTTGTGTAACTAAATATTATCATAAGACCTAAAAGCTCTAAATCTCTAAATCTATTTCAATACAAAACATTACGCAGTATGTTAATCAGTATACTAAAAAGTTGGTTTTCTGAACCGTACTGTAGGCGATGCTGATTTAACAACATGGGATAATTCTCACGTATAAACATGTAagttcaaaaaatttaattatacattaatattaataccatttattactttagtctcatattaaactatatataggtacatagTACGttgcattatttattcaactttttgtttttttaattgttgttagcagagatttttacttattaaatattaataaaaataatgatatgcAACAACAAAACTACTAAATCAGTAAAAtagaatttgaattaaattatgtttttttcataatttcctATTCATTTAAGGccatgtttttacaa
Coding sequences:
- the LOC106708932 gene encoding cuticle protein 16.5, whose translation is MMKIFVILSALVAIACAKPSAAIFAAAPAPIVTATSSQYYHRINNGLAAYVAAPAAYVAPAASYVAAPYVAAPAAYVAPAARYVAAPAPIVAV
- the LOC106708930 gene encoding extensin, which codes for MRRVGNSMLVTVIVLSAACGLVQSSGVSLAGPAPPAPVVTAASSQYFERTFNRLVAAPPAVQPVYAVAPPPQVIPVARAPQFIPVAPAPPVVPVAPAPVIPVAPVPNVFRVAPVPGVFPLQPPRPVFVQPTTKDKPEPMAPTNPPQSAPTDPNVAIAIATANAAAPVATFLLPPYPFGPPPSFGFIPSSPAFVPDEDREKEKTTETTSQTEGTTTEKENETTTPVPTNIDNNFVQALPSNNNVNFREYLPPPFQLPLTPDAPQRQPQLPPLSRPTQLQPRPTYLPPLARPQAGRPQKVKTSVEVVPVPLTYIAPPPLKKHHPVKLIKVTKHIHTFIPAGKIIIRPVSHTVRSVGNAAYAKAYGIPITAKKVAFYRKTISRRSKTRDIEPTTLRPLRGLK